From Haloarcula sp. CBA1127, a single genomic window includes:
- a CDS encoding ribonuclease J: MEVEIATIGGYEAVGRQMTAVRAGDDVVIFDMGLNLSKVLIHDNVETERMHSLDLIDMGAIPDDRVMSDLEGDVKAIVPTHGHLDHIGAISKLAHRYDAPIVATPFTIELVKQQIKSEEKFGVQNDLVKMDAGETMSIGERNELEFVNVTHSIIDAINPVLHTPEGSVVYGLDKRMDHSPVIGDPIDMKRFREIGREGEGVLCYIEDCTNAGKKGRTPSESVARRHLKDVMDSVADYDGGIVATTFSSHIARVKSLVEFADDIGRQPVLLGRSMEKYSGTAERLDFVDFPEDLGMYGHRKSVDRTFKRIMNEGKENFLPIVTGHQGEPRAMLTRMGRGETPYELDDGDKVLFSARVIPEPTNEGQRYQSEKLLGMQGARIYDDIHVSGHLREEGHYEMIDALQPKNIIPAHQSLEGFAPYVDLAENMGYKAGRDLHITRNGNMIKLTE; the protein is encoded by the coding sequence ATGGAAGTCGAAATTGCGACAATTGGCGGTTACGAGGCTGTAGGCCGACAGATGACGGCCGTCCGTGCAGGGGACGACGTCGTCATCTTCGACATGGGCCTGAACCTCTCGAAGGTACTGATTCACGACAACGTCGAAACGGAACGGATGCACTCGCTGGACCTCATCGACATGGGTGCCATTCCGGATGACCGGGTCATGTCCGACCTGGAAGGCGATGTGAAGGCTATCGTCCCGACACACGGTCACCTCGACCACATTGGTGCGATATCCAAGCTCGCCCACCGCTACGACGCACCGATCGTCGCGACGCCCTTTACTATCGAACTCGTCAAACAGCAGATCAAGAGCGAGGAGAAGTTCGGCGTCCAGAACGACCTCGTCAAGATGGACGCTGGCGAGACGATGTCCATCGGCGAGCGCAACGAACTGGAGTTCGTCAACGTCACGCACTCCATCATCGACGCCATCAACCCTGTCCTCCACACGCCGGAAGGCTCGGTCGTCTACGGGCTGGACAAGCGGATGGACCACTCCCCGGTCATCGGCGACCCAATCGACATGAAGCGGTTCCGCGAGATCGGCCGTGAGGGCGAAGGTGTCCTCTGTTACATCGAGGACTGTACGAACGCGGGCAAGAAGGGCCGCACGCCCTCCGAGTCCGTGGCGCGTCGCCACCTCAAAGACGTGATGGACAGCGTCGCCGACTACGACGGCGGTATCGTCGCGACGACGTTCTCCTCACACATCGCTCGTGTCAAGAGCCTCGTCGAGTTCGCCGACGACATCGGCCGTCAGCCGGTGCTGCTCGGTCGCTCGATGGAGAAGTACTCCGGCACCGCCGAACGGCTTGACTTCGTCGACTTCCCCGAGGACCTGGGGATGTACGGCCACCGAAAGTCCGTCGACCGGACGTTCAAGCGGATCATGAACGAGGGCAAGGAGAACTTCCTCCCGATCGTCACCGGCCATCAGGGCGAGCCACGCGCGATGCTCACCCGCATGGGCCGCGGCGAGACGCCCTACGAGCTAGACGACGGCGACAAGGTCCTCTTCTCGGCTCGGGTCATTCCAGAGCCGACCAACGAGGGCCAGCGCTACCAGTCCGAGAAGCTTCTGGGCATGCAGGGCGCACGCATCTACGACGACATCCACGTCTCGGGCCACCTCCGCGAAGAGGGCCACTACGAAATGATCGACGCGCTTCAGCCGAAGAACATCATTCCGGCTCACCAGAGCCTCGAAGGCTTCGCACCGTACGTCGACCTCGCCGAAAACATGGGCTACAAAGCCGGACGGGACCTCCACATCACCCGCAACGGCAACATGATCAAGCTCACCGAGTAA